The Apium graveolens cultivar Ventura chromosome 11, ASM990537v1, whole genome shotgun sequence genome has a window encoding:
- the LOC141697907 gene encoding nitrogen regulatory protein P-II homolog isoform X2: MASLLSMFYAPLFTTFTNCPSMLVSSLPFMRPNKRNNRVSQISVKPSKAPRDVCPVIRAQSSADYEPDAKFYKVEAILRSWRIPQVSKALLKMGINGVTVSEVRGFGSQGRMRERQAGSSEDTFLSKIKMEIVVCKNQVEVVVKTILEEGRTGQIGDGKIFVVPVADVIKVRTGERGEKVEQMLGVLCSDVSSSKA, from the exons ATGGCTTCTCTGCTCTCAATGTTCTATGCTCCTCTTTTCACTACATTTACCAACTGTCCTTCAATGCTTGTTTCTTCTTTACCTTTCATGCGACCCAACAAAAGGAACAACCGAGTTTCGCAAATTTCTGTGAAGCCCTCTAAGGCCCCACGTGATGTTTGTCCTGTGATTCGTGCACAGAGCTCAGCGG ATTACGAACCTGATGCGAAATTTTACAAAGTGGAAGCTATCCTCAG GTCGTGGAGAATCCCTCAAGTTTCAAAG GCCCTGCTGAAAATGGGTATCAATGGTGTTACTGTTTCGGAGGTTAGAGGTTTTGGCTCTCAAGGTCGTATGAGAGAGAGACAAGCTG GATCCTCTGAAGATACGTTCTTAAGTAAGATTAAGATGGAGATCGTGGTCTGCAAAAATCAG GTTGAAGTGGTTGTAAAAACGATTTTAGAAGAGGGACGGACAGGACAAATAGGTGATGGGAAGATTTTTG TGGTTCCCGTCGCTGATGTGATTAAGGTTCGCACAG GTGAGCGAGGTGAGAAGGTTGAGCAGATGCTAGGAGTACTGTGTTCTGATGTGTCCTCTTCCAAAGCTTAG
- the LOC141697908 gene encoding nitrogen regulatory protein P-II homolog: MLEDMFLGKIKMEIVVGKNLVESVVETIITEGRTGQIGDGKNFVIPVTDVIKVRTGERGAKAERIIGGLSEISSSKAEEWLSSTLL; the protein is encoded by the exons ATGCTG GAAGATATGTTTCTAGGTAAAATTAAGATGGAGATTGTGGTAGGCAAAAACCTG GTTGAATCCGTGGTTGAAACGATCATCACAGAGGGAAGGACCGGCCAGATAGGCGATGGAAAAAATTTTG TGATTCCCGTCACTGATGTGATTAAGGTTCGCACTG GTGAGCGTGGTGCAAAAGCTGAGCGGATAATAGGAGGGTTGTCTGAAATATCCTCTTCCAAAGCTGAAGAGTGGCTAAGTTCTACTCTATTGTAA
- the LOC141697907 gene encoding uncharacterized protein LOC141697907 isoform X1 → MASLLSMFYAPLFTTFTNCPSMLVSSLPFMRPNKRNNRVSQISVKPSKAPRDVCPVIRAQSSAVLVDYEPDAKFYKVEAILRSWRIPQVSKALLKMGINGVTVSEVRGFGSQGRMRERQAGSSEDTFLSKIKMEIVVCKNQVEVVVKTILEEGRTGQIGDGKIFVVPVADVIKVRTGERGEKVEQMLGVLCSDVSSSKA, encoded by the exons ATGGCTTCTCTGCTCTCAATGTTCTATGCTCCTCTTTTCACTACATTTACCAACTGTCCTTCAATGCTTGTTTCTTCTTTACCTTTCATGCGACCCAACAAAAGGAACAACCGAGTTTCGCAAATTTCTGTGAAGCCCTCTAAGGCCCCACGTGATGTTTGTCCTGTGATTCGTGCACAGAGCTCAGCGG TGCTTGTAGATTACGAACCTGATGCGAAATTTTACAAAGTGGAAGCTATCCTCAG GTCGTGGAGAATCCCTCAAGTTTCAAAG GCCCTGCTGAAAATGGGTATCAATGGTGTTACTGTTTCGGAGGTTAGAGGTTTTGGCTCTCAAGGTCGTATGAGAGAGAGACAAGCTG GATCCTCTGAAGATACGTTCTTAAGTAAGATTAAGATGGAGATCGTGGTCTGCAAAAATCAG GTTGAAGTGGTTGTAAAAACGATTTTAGAAGAGGGACGGACAGGACAAATAGGTGATGGGAAGATTTTTG TGGTTCCCGTCGCTGATGTGATTAAGGTTCGCACAG GTGAGCGAGGTGAGAAGGTTGAGCAGATGCTAGGAGTACTGTGTTCTGATGTGTCCTCTTCCAAAGCTTAG
- the LOC141697907 gene encoding nitrogen regulatory protein P-II homolog isoform X4, with product MMIHVHSRCKLPFLPGVQHALLLVFHSTLHSRNNRVSQISVKPSKAPRDVCPVIRAQSSADYEPDAKFYKVEAILRSWRIPQVSKALLKMGINGVTVSEVRGFGSQGRMRERQAGSSEDTFLSKIKMEIVVCKNQVEVVVKTILEEGRTGQIGDGKIFVVPVADVIKVRTGERGEKVEQMLGVLCSDVSSSKA from the exons ATGATGATCCATGTACATTCCAGGTGTAAGCTTCCTTTTCTTCCAGGCGTCCAACATGCGCTTCTGCTCGTTTTCCACTCTACGTTACACTCGAG GAACAACCGAGTTTCGCAAATTTCTGTGAAGCCCTCTAAGGCCCCACGTGATGTTTGTCCTGTGATTCGTGCACAGAGCTCAGCGG ATTACGAACCTGATGCGAAATTTTACAAAGTGGAAGCTATCCTCAG GTCGTGGAGAATCCCTCAAGTTTCAAAG GCCCTGCTGAAAATGGGTATCAATGGTGTTACTGTTTCGGAGGTTAGAGGTTTTGGCTCTCAAGGTCGTATGAGAGAGAGACAAGCTG GATCCTCTGAAGATACGTTCTTAAGTAAGATTAAGATGGAGATCGTGGTCTGCAAAAATCAG GTTGAAGTGGTTGTAAAAACGATTTTAGAAGAGGGACGGACAGGACAAATAGGTGATGGGAAGATTTTTG TGGTTCCCGTCGCTGATGTGATTAAGGTTCGCACAG GTGAGCGAGGTGAGAAGGTTGAGCAGATGCTAGGAGTACTGTGTTCTGATGTGTCCTCTTCCAAAGCTTAG
- the LOC141697907 gene encoding nitrogen regulatory protein P-II homolog isoform X3 yields the protein MMIHVHSRCKLPFLPGVQHALLLVFHSTLHSRNNRVSQISVKPSKAPRDVCPVIRAQSSAVLVDYEPDAKFYKVEAILRSWRIPQVSKALLKMGINGVTVSEVRGFGSQGRMRERQAGSSEDTFLSKIKMEIVVCKNQVEVVVKTILEEGRTGQIGDGKIFVVPVADVIKVRTGERGEKVEQMLGVLCSDVSSSKA from the exons ATGATGATCCATGTACATTCCAGGTGTAAGCTTCCTTTTCTTCCAGGCGTCCAACATGCGCTTCTGCTCGTTTTCCACTCTACGTTACACTCGAG GAACAACCGAGTTTCGCAAATTTCTGTGAAGCCCTCTAAGGCCCCACGTGATGTTTGTCCTGTGATTCGTGCACAGAGCTCAGCGG TGCTTGTAGATTACGAACCTGATGCGAAATTTTACAAAGTGGAAGCTATCCTCAG GTCGTGGAGAATCCCTCAAGTTTCAAAG GCCCTGCTGAAAATGGGTATCAATGGTGTTACTGTTTCGGAGGTTAGAGGTTTTGGCTCTCAAGGTCGTATGAGAGAGAGACAAGCTG GATCCTCTGAAGATACGTTCTTAAGTAAGATTAAGATGGAGATCGTGGTCTGCAAAAATCAG GTTGAAGTGGTTGTAAAAACGATTTTAGAAGAGGGACGGACAGGACAAATAGGTGATGGGAAGATTTTTG TGGTTCCCGTCGCTGATGTGATTAAGGTTCGCACAG GTGAGCGAGGTGAGAAGGTTGAGCAGATGCTAGGAGTACTGTGTTCTGATGTGTCCTCTTCCAAAGCTTAG